The following coding sequences lie in one Lepidochelys kempii isolate rLepKem1 chromosome 18, rLepKem1.hap2, whole genome shotgun sequence genomic window:
- the PDPN gene encoding podoplanin isoform X3 encodes MFIQTQLLIFLLGSMPFRAFAEEASTVPLEDEIVSIDFKDRNDSEVEERPTLLPTRLHTITDLFPLEELMTTESAVADNEDSENSTDPDVVENSEDEMGGEPETPKEKDGLATVALVGIIVGIIIAVGIVTGIIIAVVRKMSGRP; translated from the exons ATGTTTATTCAAACTCAACTCCTCATCTTCCTCCTAGGGAGCATGCCCTTCAGGGCATTTGCTGAAGAAG CAAGCACAGTTCCACTGGAAGATGAAATAGTATCAATCGATTTCAAAGACAGAAATGACTCAGAGGTTGAAGAAAGGCCAACTCTG TTGCCTACAAGACTGCATACCATAACAGACCTGTTCCCCTTAGAAGAGCTAATGACCACAGAAAGTGCGGTCGCCGATAATGAAGACAGTGAGAACTCTACTGATCCAGATGTTGTTGAAAATTCTGAAG ACGAAATGGGTGGCGAGCCAGAGACTCCAAAGGAGAAAG ATGGCCTGGCAACAGTTGCACTGGTTGGAATAATCGTTGGAATCATAATAGCAGTGGGAATCGTTACTGGAATCATCATTGCCGTCGTGAGGAAAATGTCGGGCAG GCCCTAA
- the PDPN gene encoding podoplanin isoform X1, with protein MFIQTQLLIFLLGSMPFRAFAEEASTVPLEDEIVSIDFKDRNDSEVEERPTLLPTRLHTITDLFPLEELMTTESAVADNEDSENSTDPDVVENSEDEMGGEPETPKEKDGLATVALVGIIVGIIIAVGIVTGIIIAVVRKMSGRYSP; from the exons ATGTTTATTCAAACTCAACTCCTCATCTTCCTCCTAGGGAGCATGCCCTTCAGGGCATTTGCTGAAGAAG CAAGCACAGTTCCACTGGAAGATGAAATAGTATCAATCGATTTCAAAGACAGAAATGACTCAGAGGTTGAAGAAAGGCCAACTCTG TTGCCTACAAGACTGCATACCATAACAGACCTGTTCCCCTTAGAAGAGCTAATGACCACAGAAAGTGCGGTCGCCGATAATGAAGACAGTGAGAACTCTACTGATCCAGATGTTGTTGAAAATTCTGAAG ACGAAATGGGTGGCGAGCCAGAGACTCCAAAGGAGAAAG ATGGCCTGGCAACAGTTGCACTGGTTGGAATAATCGTTGGAATCATAATAGCAGTGGGAATCGTTACTGGAATCATCATTGCCGTCGTGAGGAAAATGTCGGGCAGGTACTC GCCCTAA
- the PDPN gene encoding podoplanin isoform X2: MFIQTQLLIFLLGSMPFRAFAEEASTVPLEDEIVSIDFKDRNDSEVEERPTLLPTRLHTITDLFPLEELMTTESAVADNEDSENSTDPDVVENSEDEMGGEPETPKEKDGLATVALVGIIVGIIIAVGIVTGIIIAVVRKMSGRYS; this comes from the exons ATGTTTATTCAAACTCAACTCCTCATCTTCCTCCTAGGGAGCATGCCCTTCAGGGCATTTGCTGAAGAAG CAAGCACAGTTCCACTGGAAGATGAAATAGTATCAATCGATTTCAAAGACAGAAATGACTCAGAGGTTGAAGAAAGGCCAACTCTG TTGCCTACAAGACTGCATACCATAACAGACCTGTTCCCCTTAGAAGAGCTAATGACCACAGAAAGTGCGGTCGCCGATAATGAAGACAGTGAGAACTCTACTGATCCAGATGTTGTTGAAAATTCTGAAG ACGAAATGGGTGGCGAGCCAGAGACTCCAAAGGAGAAAG ATGGCCTGGCAACAGTTGCACTGGTTGGAATAATCGTTGGAATCATAATAGCAGTGGGAATCGTTACTGGAATCATCATTGCCGTCGTGAGGAAAATGTCGGGCAGGTACTCGTAA